One Halovivax ruber XH-70 genomic region harbors:
- a CDS encoding branched-chain amino acid ABC transporter permease, producing MSAATDRLADLPIDATQAGLGLLGLALVFLASPLFFQPPPGAFVLLEVGVLFVLYAMILVGLNLQFGHTGLVNFGPVAFFAVGGYTAAILTADQPYQAVGLGLPWPIGVAGAVLAAAALGVLLGISTLRLRGDFLAIVTLAVAEIVHGLIISFRDVTGGSTGLFNVPQPVADATGAGGGADIVSTLLVFGALALVFYGLFRRLSAAPYGRVLRAIRADEQVTETLGKRVFRYKLVVFVYGAAIAGLAGALLVLYNGSASATFFTIDVTVIVWVGMLIGGAGNDRGVIGGLAIIMGFQLVTRFMNDAVPYVTQDQFASIRLMLIGLLLMAIVRYRPQGLWGDADRLGVDS from the coding sequence GTGAGCGCAGCGACCGACCGGCTCGCGGACCTGCCGATCGACGCGACGCAGGCAGGACTCGGACTGCTGGGGCTCGCCCTCGTCTTCCTCGCGAGCCCGCTGTTCTTCCAGCCGCCGCCGGGCGCCTTCGTCCTCCTCGAAGTCGGCGTCCTCTTCGTGCTCTACGCGATGATCCTCGTCGGGCTGAACCTCCAGTTCGGTCACACCGGACTGGTGAACTTCGGCCCCGTCGCGTTCTTCGCCGTCGGCGGCTACACCGCCGCGATCTTGACGGCAGACCAGCCCTACCAGGCCGTCGGACTCGGCCTCCCGTGGCCGATCGGTGTGGCCGGCGCCGTCCTCGCCGCAGCGGCACTGGGCGTACTGCTCGGGATCTCGACGCTCAGGCTACGCGGGGACTTCCTCGCCATCGTCACGCTCGCGGTCGCGGAGATCGTCCACGGCCTGATTATCTCGTTCCGGGACGTCACCGGCGGCTCGACCGGGCTCTTCAACGTTCCGCAGCCGGTCGCCGATGCCACCGGCGCGGGCGGCGGCGCCGACATCGTCTCGACGCTGCTCGTCTTTGGCGCGCTCGCACTGGTGTTCTACGGGCTCTTCCGCCGGCTGTCCGCGGCCCCGTACGGCCGGGTTCTCCGCGCGATTCGCGCCGACGAGCAGGTGACCGAGACCCTCGGCAAGCGCGTGTTCCGGTACAAGCTCGTGGTGTTCGTCTACGGTGCGGCGATCGCCGGCCTCGCCGGCGCGCTGTTGGTCTTGTACAACGGTTCCGCGTCGGCCACCTTCTTCACGATCGACGTCACGGTGATCGTCTGGGTCGGCATGCTCATCGGCGGTGCGGGCAACGACCGCGGCGTCATCGGCGGCCTCGCCATCATCATGGGCTTCCAGCTAGTCACGCGGTTCATGAACGACGCCGTCCCGTACGTCACGCAGGACCAGTTCGCGTCGATTCGATTGATGCTCATCGGCCTCTTGCTGATGGCCATCGTCAGATATCGCCCACAGGGCCTCTGGGGCGACGCCGACAGGCTGGGGGTGGATTCGTGA
- a CDS encoding ABC transporter ATP-binding protein: MSLLDVADLDAGYGDLQVLHGVDLAVGDGEYVAIVGPNGAGKSTAMKAVVGLATHMGGAVQFDGESIAGLAPQSVIERGIGYVPQTENVFPTLTVEENLQIGAYRLGGLPDDRQAAVLDQFPILADRLEQRAGNLSGGQQQVLAMARALIPDPPLLLLDEPSAGLAPDLVDEMFDHIDAINDRGVSVLIVEQNAKTALERCDRGCVLAQGENRYVDDGAALLDDPAVRRQFLGG, from the coding sequence ATGAGCCTGCTCGACGTCGCCGACCTCGACGCGGGGTACGGCGACCTGCAGGTGTTACACGGAGTCGACCTCGCCGTCGGAGACGGCGAGTACGTCGCCATCGTCGGCCCGAACGGCGCGGGCAAGTCGACCGCCATGAAAGCCGTCGTCGGCTTAGCGACGCACATGGGCGGTGCGGTGCAGTTCGACGGCGAGTCGATCGCCGGACTGGCCCCGCAGTCCGTGATCGAACGCGGAATCGGCTACGTTCCACAGACGGAGAACGTCTTCCCCACGCTCACGGTCGAGGAGAACCTGCAGATCGGCGCCTATCGGCTCGGCGGCCTGCCCGACGACCGGCAGGCGGCCGTCCTCGATCAGTTCCCGATCCTCGCGGACCGCCTCGAGCAGCGCGCCGGCAACCTCTCGGGCGGCCAGCAGCAGGTGCTCGCGATGGCTCGCGCGTTGATCCCCGACCCACCGCTGCTGTTGCTCGACGAGCCGTCGGCCGGGCTGGCGCCGGACCTCGTCGACGAGATGTTCGATCACATCGACGCGATCAACGATCGCGGCGTGTCCGTCCTCATCGTCGAACAGAACGCGAAAACCGCGCTCGAACGCTGCGATCGCGGCTGCGTCCTCGCACAGGGCGAGAATCGCTACGTCGACGACGGGGCGGCGTTGCTCGACGATCCGGCTGTCAGACGGCAGTTCCTGGGCGGCTGA
- a CDS encoding copper-translocating P-type ATPase yields MDEHTDQPGDESPREHDPHSHSTGSDSEGRMGTDESHVEESVRESEATDTAGSRHPAEASHHEHGSDDPDDHGGMHAGHEQLFRRRFFVSTLLSIPVLLYSETLQEWLGFTVPSFAGSEWITPVFSVIVFAYGGVPFLRMAVPEVTDRAPGMMTLISMAITVAFVYSLASVFGLAETAFFWELVTLIDIMLLGHWIEMRSVRRASSAIDELAELLPDTAERLTEDDETEEVPVSALSEGDRVLVRPGASVPADAVVEEGESDVNEAMITGESRPVSKEPGDEVIGGTVNGDGSLRARIDATGEETTLAGIMRLVEEAQRSTSRTQVLADRAAGWLFYVAVLAALVTAVAWTLATTFDAAVIERVVTVLVIACPHALGLAIPLVVAINTSLAARNGMLVRDRIAMERARNLDTIIFDKTGTLTEGEHGVVASVTVGGVDENEALALAAAVEGDSEHMIARAIREAADDRGVETPASDGFEAMKGRGVRAVVDGNEVFVGGPNLLTHLDSAVPSDLQTFAEEAGENAQTVVYLVRAGEPIAAFAMADVIRGESYQVVDALHDLEVEVAMLTGDSQDVANAVATELGIDTVFAEVLPEDKDVTVQELQDQGKLVGMVGDGVNDAPALTRADVGIAIGSGTDVAVQSADVILVQNNPVDVARLVTLSKASYRKMQENIVWAAGYNVVAIPLAAGILAPIGFLLSPAVGALLMSLSTVIVAVNAQLLRRVDLSVPGLPDGSVLERPQPAD; encoded by the coding sequence ATGGACGAGCACACCGATCAACCAGGAGACGAGTCGCCGAGGGAGCACGATCCCCACAGCCACAGTACCGGAAGCGACAGCGAGGGGCGGATGGGAACCGACGAATCACACGTCGAGGAGTCGGTGCGTGAATCGGAAGCCACAGACACTGCTGGAAGTCGGCACCCTGCCGAAGCGTCGCACCACGAACACGGATCTGACGATCCCGACGACCACGGAGGGATGCACGCCGGGCACGAACAGCTGTTCCGTCGGCGCTTTTTCGTCTCGACACTGCTCTCGATCCCGGTGCTCCTCTACAGTGAGACGCTTCAGGAGTGGCTCGGCTTCACCGTTCCGTCGTTTGCTGGCAGCGAGTGGATCACCCCCGTCTTCTCGGTGATCGTCTTCGCGTACGGGGGCGTTCCGTTCCTTCGGATGGCAGTTCCGGAAGTGACGGATCGGGCGCCGGGGATGATGACGCTCATCTCGATGGCGATCACCGTCGCATTCGTCTACAGCCTCGCGAGCGTCTTCGGCCTGGCCGAGACGGCGTTCTTCTGGGAGTTGGTGACCCTGATCGACATCATGCTACTGGGCCACTGGATCGAGATGCGGTCGGTTCGGCGGGCGTCGAGCGCCATCGACGAACTGGCGGAGTTGCTGCCCGACACCGCCGAACGACTCACCGAGGATGACGAGACCGAGGAGGTACCGGTGAGTGCGCTCTCGGAGGGCGACCGCGTCCTCGTCCGCCCGGGTGCGAGCGTGCCGGCCGACGCGGTCGTCGAGGAGGGCGAGTCGGACGTGAACGAGGCGATGATCACGGGCGAGTCGCGGCCGGTGTCGAAAGAACCCGGCGACGAAGTCATCGGAGGGACAGTCAATGGCGACGGAAGCCTCCGCGCGCGAATCGACGCCACCGGTGAGGAAACCACGCTGGCCGGAATCATGCGGTTGGTCGAGGAGGCCCAGCGCAGCACGTCGCGGACGCAGGTACTCGCCGACCGAGCCGCTGGCTGGCTGTTCTACGTCGCGGTGTTGGCGGCGCTCGTCACGGCGGTAGCCTGGACGCTGGCAACGACGTTCGATGCTGCCGTCATCGAGCGGGTCGTCACTGTGCTGGTGATCGCGTGCCCGCACGCGCTCGGGCTGGCCATCCCACTCGTCGTCGCGATCAACACGTCGCTCGCAGCCCGAAACGGGATGCTGGTCCGCGATCGCATCGCGATGGAACGAGCGCGAAACCTCGACACGATCATCTTCGACAAGACTGGAACGCTCACGGAGGGCGAGCACGGGGTCGTCGCGTCGGTAACCGTCGGCGGCGTCGACGAGAACGAGGCGCTGGCGCTGGCCGCGGCCGTGGAGGGAGATTCCGAGCACATGATCGCCCGTGCCATTCGCGAAGCCGCCGACGATCGAGGCGTCGAGACGCCTGCTTCGGACGGTTTCGAGGCGATGAAGGGTCGTGGGGTCAGGGCAGTCGTCGACGGTAACGAGGTGTTCGTCGGCGGCCCGAACCTCCTGACCCACCTCGACAGCGCGGTCCCTTCGGACCTGCAGACCTTCGCCGAAGAAGCCGGGGAGAACGCACAGACCGTCGTCTATCTCGTCCGAGCGGGTGAACCGATCGCGGCTTTCGCCATGGCCGACGTGATCCGTGGGGAGAGTTACCAGGTCGTCGACGCGCTCCACGACCTCGAGGTCGAGGTCGCGATGCTCACCGGAGACTCACAGGACGTGGCGAACGCAGTTGCGACGGAACTGGGCATCGATACGGTGTTCGCCGAGGTCCTGCCAGAAGACAAGGACGTGACGGTCCAGGAACTCCAGGACCAGGGGAAACTGGTCGGGATGGTTGGCGACGGCGTCAACGATGCGCCGGCGCTCACCCGAGCGGACGTCGGCATTGCCATCGGCAGCGGGACCGACGTGGCCGTCCAGTCGGCCGACGTGATCCTCGTCCAGAACAATCCCGTGGACGTCGCTCGACTCGTGACGCTGAGCAAGGCGAGCTACCGGAAGATGCAAGAGAACATCGTCTGGGCGGCCGGCTACAACGTCGTTGCAATTCCGCTGGCCGCAGGAATACTGGCACCGATCGGGTTCCTCCTCTCACCGGCCGTTGGTGCACTGTTGATGTCCCTCAGCACGGTGATCGTCGCAGTCAACGCACAGCTGCTTCGTCGGGTGGACCTTTCGGTCCCGGGGCTTCCCGACGGGTCCGTACTAGAGCGGCCCCAGCCTGCTGATTGA
- a CDS encoding branched-chain amino acid ABC transporter permease, translating to MDIPLLQEVIFGLVIGSYIALGAIGFTLVYGLVNMINFAHGEFITIGAFVGYLTIVVAGLPLPVGIVATLAITAVVGWAIARVTFEPMNDAGAVPLLLMSIGLGFVLRNGMRVVAGPDRRSVRLDVTTYRFDDWGFFITSQQLLIIGLALVAVVALHVFLSRTMLGIAMRATSDNEDLALVSGIDTRRIRNTVWLAASALAGVAGLMLAISQAANPTVGYGQLLLLITAAILGGAGSPYGAIVGSYLLGIGITVSVAVLPSNLTELNATMAFVVLIVVLLIRPGGIVDTEVRAS from the coding sequence ATGGATATTCCACTCCTTCAGGAAGTTATCTTCGGCCTCGTCATCGGCTCGTACATCGCGCTCGGCGCGATCGGATTCACGCTGGTCTACGGGCTCGTGAACATGATCAACTTCGCCCACGGCGAATTCATCACGATCGGCGCGTTCGTTGGCTACCTGACGATCGTGGTCGCGGGCCTGCCCCTCCCGGTAGGGATCGTCGCCACCCTGGCGATCACCGCCGTCGTCGGCTGGGCCATCGCCCGCGTCACGTTCGAACCCATGAACGACGCCGGTGCTGTCCCGCTGCTTCTCATGTCGATCGGCCTCGGCTTCGTGCTGCGAAACGGCATGCGCGTGGTTGCAGGACCGGACCGACGGTCTGTCCGCCTGGACGTCACGACCTACCGGTTCGACGACTGGGGATTCTTCATTACGAGTCAGCAACTGCTCATCATCGGCCTCGCGCTCGTCGCCGTCGTCGCGCTGCACGTGTTTCTCAGCCGGACGATGCTCGGCATCGCGATGCGCGCGACGTCCGACAACGAGGATCTCGCGCTCGTCTCGGGGATCGACACGCGACGGATCCGGAACACGGTCTGGCTCGCTGCCTCCGCGCTCGCGGGGGTCGCCGGACTCATGCTTGCGATCTCGCAGGCGGCGAATCCCACGGTCGGCTACGGCCAGTTGTTACTGCTCATCACCGCCGCGATCCTCGGCGGCGCCGGGAGTCCGTACGGCGCCATCGTCGGTTCGTACCTGCTCGGCATCGGGATCACCGTCTCCGTAGCGGTGCTCCCGTCCAACCTGACCGAACTCAACGCGACGATGGCCTTCGTGGTCCTCATCGTCGTCCTGTTGATTCGCCCCGGCGGCATCGTCGACACGGAGGTGCGTGCGTCGTGA
- a CDS encoding ABC transporter substrate-binding protein, giving the protein MCCERISRNDGVSTDRRAVLRATGVAAAGAVGLAGCLGTEGGDGSGEVGDSVLVGQPASLTGTWDYLQPAASAATDLAVQQINDAGGALDVTFEVERQDTAVETQQAREVVSQFVNNDDVVAINGLFSSELEPLWDFLQEQEVPIITPWPGSTYLDTRGGDKGTDDVSDDEWLWRTVIGDTVHTAGAAQAMIEEAGIERMGILSATSAGEEGWTRQFTNWYEQLGGEIVEVISAQGGQASYQSQLNQLFESDFDAWALSFGLEDAITIIQNWQDGGYGRQLLMEDGLRDGALIDEVGAEAEGAWIAAGSSEGPNYDQFLEGFQEVSDEELHPWGVAAYDATNVIALAVHHAGGVSPEDVQRSIGAVSRPGGTTVTTFGEGKEALDAGEEINYEGAVTNVDFTDHGNVWGDVVVERITPGGFETEFTVEADQLQSQIDEY; this is encoded by the coding sequence ATGTGTTGTGAGAGAATATCACGCAACGATGGTGTCAGTACTGACCGACGAGCGGTCCTTCGTGCGACCGGTGTCGCAGCCGCAGGTGCGGTCGGACTCGCCGGATGTCTCGGGACTGAGGGCGGCGACGGCTCGGGGGAGGTCGGGGATAGCGTTCTCGTCGGACAACCGGCGTCTCTGACGGGGACGTGGGACTACTTGCAGCCGGCCGCGTCGGCAGCGACGGACCTGGCGGTGCAGCAGATCAACGACGCGGGCGGCGCGCTGGACGTTACCTTCGAGGTCGAACGGCAGGACACCGCTGTCGAAACGCAACAGGCCCGCGAGGTCGTCAGTCAGTTCGTCAACAACGACGACGTCGTGGCGATCAACGGGCTGTTTTCGAGCGAACTCGAGCCCCTGTGGGACTTCCTCCAGGAGCAGGAGGTTCCGATCATCACGCCGTGGCCGGGGTCGACCTACCTCGATACGCGAGGCGGTGACAAGGGGACCGACGACGTGAGCGACGACGAATGGCTCTGGCGGACCGTCATCGGCGATACGGTTCACACCGCTGGCGCGGCCCAGGCCATGATCGAGGAGGCCGGCATCGAGCGGATGGGCATCCTCAGTGCGACGAGCGCCGGCGAGGAGGGGTGGACCAGGCAGTTCACCAACTGGTACGAACAACTCGGCGGCGAGATCGTCGAGGTCATCTCCGCGCAGGGCGGGCAGGCGTCCTACCAGAGCCAGCTCAACCAGCTCTTCGAGAGCGACTTCGACGCGTGGGCGCTTTCGTTCGGCCTCGAAGATGCGATCACGATCATCCAGAACTGGCAGGACGGCGGCTACGGCAGGCAGCTCCTCATGGAGGACGGCCTGCGCGATGGCGCGCTCATCGACGAGGTCGGTGCGGAGGCCGAAGGAGCCTGGATCGCCGCCGGCAGCTCGGAGGGCCCGAACTACGACCAGTTCCTGGAGGGCTTCCAGGAGGTAAGCGACGAGGAGCTCCACCCGTGGGGCGTCGCGGCGTACGACGCGACGAACGTCATCGCGCTCGCGGTCCACCACGCGGGCGGCGTCTCGCCCGAGGACGTCCAGCGGAGCATCGGCGCCGTCTCTCGCCCGGGCGGGACGACCGTCACGACGTTCGGCGAGGGAAAGGAGGCGCTCGACGCGGGCGAGGAGATCAACTACGAGGGGGCCGTGACGAACGTCGACTTCACCGACCACGGCAACGTCTGGGGGGACGTCGTCGTCGAGCGGATCACGCCCGGCGGCTTCGAGACGGAGTTTACGGTCGAAGCGGACCAGCTTCAGTCGCAGATCGACGAGTACTGA
- a CDS encoding alpha/beta fold hydrolase, whose translation MADSASDSRTGECTLSDGRTVAYTTSGDPDGLPVIVHHGTPGSRLFGSLVTDSAKAAGCRLVIPDRPGYGCSSPPPDGWTWSDWPADLDAVRRAESIDRAAHMGFSGGGPFAIAAAAADWTTRIALVSTVVPPAENGLATVSKIPYGLRALFRLSSALASVSGPDRIVAQYTDRAVPEPVTQAVGADFHEALRQGTNAVARECRRFARESLDVDGVDGPLRWWHGTADTNAAIEPVRTLADEVGADVVESETDHLGVLLDQQRGIFEWLTADRRVSESG comes from the coding sequence ATGGCCGATAGCGCGTCCGACTCTCGGACGGGTGAGTGTACACTTTCCGACGGCCGCACGGTCGCCTATACCACGAGTGGAGATCCCGACGGACTGCCCGTCATTGTCCACCACGGTACCCCTGGCTCGCGGTTGTTCGGTTCGCTCGTTACCGATTCCGCGAAGGCGGCAGGTTGTCGGCTGGTCATCCCCGATCGGCCAGGGTACGGTTGCTCGTCACCACCGCCGGATGGATGGACGTGGAGCGACTGGCCTGCCGACCTCGATGCCGTCCGACGCGCGGAATCGATCGATCGCGCCGCCCACATGGGCTTTTCGGGGGGCGGCCCCTTCGCGATCGCAGCGGCAGCCGCCGACTGGACGACGCGGATCGCACTCGTCAGCACAGTCGTTCCTCCTGCCGAGAACGGTCTCGCGACGGTCTCGAAGATTCCCTACGGCCTCCGCGCACTCTTTCGCCTCTCGAGCGCTCTCGCTTCGGTCAGCGGCCCCGATCGCATCGTCGCGCAGTACACCGATCGTGCGGTTCCCGAGCCAGTGACTCAGGCCGTCGGCGCTGACTTCCACGAAGCCCTCCGTCAGGGAACAAACGCGGTTGCCAGGGAGTGTCGCCGGTTCGCGAGAGAGTCACTCGACGTGGACGGCGTCGACGGCCCCCTCCGCTGGTGGCACGGGACGGCAGATACGAACGCTGCGATCGAACCCGTCAGAACCCTCGCTGACGAGGTCGGAGCCGACGTGGTCGAATCCGAAACCGACCATCTCGGTGTCCTCCTCGACCAGCAACGCGGTATCTTCGAGTGGCTCACCGCAGACCGCCGTGTATCCGAAAGCGGGTGA
- a CDS encoding permease, which yields MVATLGTAVGEALRIGIGFLWTAAWAIIMGLVITSLVQVYVSKERMAAMLGDGDIAGITKATVFGAASSGCSFGAVAIGKGLFKKGAHVVTFLAFMFASTNLIVELGLMILILLGWEFLVAELLGGVILIAVMAVVVHLTLPENLFEDVRAELNQQDRDHGVSEDPTCGMEGKDEHTLVTDGGETLKFCSAGCMETYRQEAASSGGWRDELRSWGGWYKVGNQYRKEWSMLYKDVIAGFLISGFVIVFVPQWVWNTLFLQGDGLLVSAENAVMGVAIAVISFVGSMGNVPFAVALWGGGVSFAGVIAFVYADLITIPVLNVYRKYYGWKVMAYILGVFFVTMAFTGFLMEQLFDVLGIVPDLAGGMTASEQTYFELNYTFYLNLIAFALSGFLFYVYRRGLGAPGQYRDPVCGMRTDDDGPSVSHAGETYHFCSTACKRSFEKQPDRYATVDPAISGNHDHH from the coding sequence ATGGTGGCGACGCTTGGCACAGCGGTAGGCGAGGCGCTCCGGATCGGGATCGGCTTCCTCTGGACGGCAGCGTGGGCGATCATCATGGGACTGGTGATCACCAGTCTCGTCCAGGTCTACGTCTCGAAAGAGCGAATGGCAGCGATGCTCGGGGACGGCGATATCGCCGGCATCACGAAAGCGACGGTGTTCGGTGCGGCCAGCAGTGGCTGCAGCTTCGGCGCCGTCGCCATCGGGAAGGGGCTGTTCAAGAAGGGCGCCCACGTCGTGACCTTCCTCGCGTTCATGTTCGCCTCGACGAACCTCATCGTCGAGCTCGGGCTGATGATCCTGATCCTGCTCGGCTGGGAGTTCCTCGTCGCCGAGTTGCTCGGCGGCGTGATCCTCATCGCAGTGATGGCGGTCGTCGTCCACCTGACGCTCCCGGAGAACCTATTCGAGGACGTCCGCGCCGAACTGAACCAGCAAGATCGCGACCACGGGGTCTCCGAGGACCCGACCTGCGGAATGGAAGGAAAAGACGAGCATACGCTCGTGACCGACGGTGGAGAAACCCTGAAATTCTGCTCTGCGGGGTGCATGGAGACCTACCGACAGGAGGCGGCGAGCAGTGGTGGCTGGCGGGACGAACTGCGGTCGTGGGGCGGGTGGTACAAAGTCGGCAACCAGTATCGAAAGGAGTGGTCGATGCTGTACAAAGACGTGATCGCGGGCTTTCTGATCTCGGGATTCGTCATCGTGTTCGTGCCCCAGTGGGTCTGGAACACGCTCTTTCTCCAGGGCGACGGGCTGCTGGTCAGCGCCGAGAACGCGGTCATGGGGGTGGCCATCGCGGTCATCAGCTTCGTCGGGAGCATGGGGAACGTCCCCTTCGCCGTCGCGCTCTGGGGCGGCGGTGTGAGCTTCGCCGGCGTCATCGCGTTCGTCTACGCCGACCTCATCACGATCCCCGTGCTCAACGTCTACCGGAAGTACTACGGCTGGAAGGTGATGGCCTACATCCTCGGCGTGTTCTTCGTGACGATGGCGTTCACGGGCTTTCTCATGGAGCAGCTGTTCGACGTCCTGGGAATCGTCCCCGATCTCGCTGGCGGCATGACGGCGAGTGAGCAGACCTATTTCGAACTGAACTACACGTTCTATCTCAACCTGATCGCGTTCGCGCTCTCTGGCTTTCTCTTCTACGTCTACCGGCGGGGACTCGGCGCACCCGGGCAGTATCGGGACCCGGTGTGTGGGATGCGCACCGACGACGACGGACCGAGCGTATCACACGCCGGCGAGACCTATCACTTCTGTTCGACGGCGTGCAAGCGATCGTTCGAGAAACAGCCTGACAGGTACGCCACGGTCGATCCAGCGATCTCGGGGAACCACGATCACCACTGA
- a CDS encoding SHOCT domain-containing protein: MTTDTTTRRLVWLVLLLVGALIVLPTFGMWGGMMGSGPMMDGVWGDHMWGTGPSAWMFIIGIGMQLLFLALVIGALYLGYQALPGQEESTDPALDELRSAYARGDLSDEEYERRLERLESES, encoded by the coding sequence ATGACCACCGATACAACCACTCGCCGATTAGTCTGGCTCGTCCTGCTACTCGTCGGTGCGCTCATCGTCCTTCCCACGTTCGGCATGTGGGGTGGCATGATGGGGTCCGGTCCGATGATGGATGGGGTGTGGGGTGACCACATGTGGGGCACAGGTCCATCCGCCTGGATGTTCATCATCGGCATCGGTATGCAGTTACTCTTCCTCGCCCTGGTCATCGGAGCCCTGTACCTCGGCTACCAGGCGCTACCCGGGCAGGAAGAATCGACCGATCCCGCGCTCGACGAGCTTCGGTCCGCCTACGCACGAGGCGACCTGAGCGACGAAGAGTACGAACGCCGCCTGGAACGACTCGAAAGCGAATCGTAA
- a CDS encoding CHRD domain-containing protein has product MSNDTPAETAPLQRDGSSGIHRRGILAAGAATALGASLGLSAGATAAQDDTGDYPGLSIAALTGAQQTEEIDTEATGGAVVSANEERSELEYAVLVHAIEDVTQAHIHLGPAGEDGPVAVWLYPGPDATEPGLEEGRFDGILATGTITEEHLTEEVDGQTMDALFAQIASGDTYVNVHTEANPAGEIRGQLLSATDVADAVTDDDTDDDTGQDDTDTDDEQGDDVTDDDASGDDATDNESVGDDAGNESSGNESSGDDGYGG; this is encoded by the coding sequence ATGAGTAACGACACACCGGCGGAGACGGCACCATTGCAGCGAGACGGATCAAGCGGGATACACCGGCGGGGCATCCTGGCAGCCGGGGCGGCGACGGCACTCGGAGCCAGTCTGGGGCTGTCGGCCGGCGCCACCGCCGCGCAGGACGACACCGGCGACTATCCCGGTCTCTCTATCGCCGCGCTAACCGGCGCCCAACAGACCGAAGAGATCGACACCGAGGCGACGGGTGGCGCGGTGGTCAGCGCGAACGAGGAGCGGAGCGAACTCGAGTACGCCGTGCTCGTCCACGCGATCGAAGACGTCACGCAGGCCCACATCCACCTGGGCCCCGCGGGCGAGGATGGGCCGGTCGCAGTCTGGCTCTATCCCGGCCCCGACGCCACCGAGCCCGGGCTGGAGGAGGGCCGGTTCGACGGCATCCTCGCCACCGGAACGATCACCGAGGAGCACCTCACGGAAGAGGTCGACGGCCAGACCATGGACGCGCTCTTCGCGCAGATCGCGAGCGGCGATACCTACGTGAACGTCCACACGGAGGCCAACCCTGCCGGCGAGATCAGGGGCCAGCTCCTCTCAGCCACGGACGTGGCCGACGCAGTCACCGATGACGATACGGACGACGATACCGGGCAGGACGATACCGATACGGACGACGAGCAGGGTGATGACGTCACGGACGATGACGCTTCGGGAGACGACGCGACCGACAACGAGAGCGTCGGTGACGACGCCGGCAACGAGTCCAGCGGGAACGAAAGCAGTGGTGACGACGGATACGGCGGCTGA
- a CDS encoding ABC transporter ATP-binding protein, protein MTLLTVDGVRRTFGSLVAVDDVSFAVEPGEIVGLIGPNGAGKTTTFNCISSVIGTDAGTVRFDGADVTGLPPHALARRGLVRTFQRTRELETLTVEENMLLAAPDQPGERAWHAVGRTDRSERREQAARERAMELLSVFELESMVDEYAATLSGGQRKLLELARSLMLDPAMLMLDEPFAGVNPSLTTELVAHIEALNAAGLTLLVIEHELETLTELVDRLVVLADGRVLAAGTPTEIMNNDEVIDAYLGG, encoded by the coding sequence GTGACGCTCCTCACCGTCGACGGGGTTCGACGCACCTTCGGGAGCCTCGTCGCCGTCGACGACGTCTCGTTCGCGGTCGAACCCGGCGAGATCGTCGGCCTCATCGGGCCGAACGGCGCCGGGAAGACGACCACGTTCAACTGCATCTCGAGCGTCATCGGGACGGACGCGGGGACCGTCAGATTCGACGGGGCGGACGTCACTGGCCTTCCCCCGCACGCCCTGGCCCGGCGCGGCCTCGTCAGAACCTTCCAGCGGACGCGAGAGCTGGAGACGCTGACCGTCGAGGAGAACATGCTCCTGGCGGCGCCCGACCAGCCGGGCGAGCGGGCCTGGCACGCGGTCGGCCGAACCGACCGGAGCGAACGCCGCGAACAGGCGGCTCGCGAGCGTGCGATGGAACTCCTCTCCGTCTTCGAACTCGAGTCGATGGTCGACGAGTACGCCGCCACCCTGTCGGGCGGCCAGCGAAAGTTACTCGAACTCGCGCGGTCGTTGATGCTCGACCCGGCCATGCTCATGCTCGACGAGCCGTTTGCCGGCGTCAACCCGTCGTTGACGACCGAACTCGTGGCGCACATCGAGGCGCTCAACGCAGCGGGATTGACCCTGCTCGTCATCGAGCACGAACTGGAGACGCTGACCGAACTGGTCGACCGGCTGGTCGTCCTCGCGGACGGCCGCGTCCTCGCGGCCGGAACGCCGACTGAAATCATGAACAACGATGAGGTTATCGATGCATATCTGGGCGGGTGA